CCCGACCAACAGTTGCCCGATCACGAGTAGCTGCAGCGAGGCAAATGCGAACGCCAACACTGCGAGGACGAGAACCAGCGGCCCGAACCGAGCAAGCGACCGCTTCGCGATGAGCTCTGCCAGGAGTCCCTCGGCCGATTCATCCCGCATCTCGACGACAGGTCCGCTCTCGATCTCGACGTCTGGGCCGAGCGTGGGCCGTCCGAGCGATGGCTGCAATGTGGCACGCGGCGATTGCGTGAACGACGGACCAGGTGCCGGTCTCGCTGTCCGGTGCGAGGGAAGCGTCGCTCGATAGTAGAACCCGCCGCGGCCCGCATGAACGTAGTTGCCGCGAGGGCCCATGCCGACGCGAAACCCTGGAACGCCGGCGGATACCCCAACACCGGATTTTGAAAGATTGAATCGCAGGGGACCGACCCGAACGCTTTGCCGAATGGAGAAGCCCATGCTTAGATATGCCGAATCGGGCGCCCAAGCGCCAGACGGACGACTATGAGTGTTCTATTACGTCTGTTCGCGACCGAGCGCCTCAGCTACCCGCAGAGGAACCATACGAGTTTGCTGCGCAGCAGCAAATACGAATTCAATAAATTCTCTGTCAGGATCAGGGTTGGTTAGGCCTCTGCTACCCATCATCACGGCTGTTCAGCCGGGGCGCGGCGACGGGTGACGGCTGGACGAGCACGTCCATGTGCAGCACGACCCGACCAACGGCGATGAGTACGAGGGCTTCAACAAACCAAAACGGACTCCGAAGTAGCGCGATGCCGACCGGACCCGAGAGAGCCCCGGAAGCGCGCGCCCGAGAGCAATCGCGAACTCGCCACGCGTTTCGATCGAGGCAGCAACGTACCCGAGGCTATCCATGAACAAATCGGCCGCAGCCAAGGCGACAGTCACGCGGAGCGCGGTGAGCCAGATAGCATACTGACGACGTCGAACGGCAAACCACCAGAGGACTGCTGCGCCGGTCCAATTGAGCACCGCGAGGCCGGTGATCGCGGCGACCTCGACGAAGCGTGCGCTCGCAAGATTGAGCCGGCCGATATGTAGAAACATCGGAATCGCTTGAACTGTGCCGGCGATCGCAGCGACCAATAGAATGAACGGCGTCACCGCGAGGCTTTCAATCTGCGCGAGGGAGCGCGGCATTGGTCGTACCTTGTGGCTAGATGGTCACCTGACGCCTTACCTAAGCTGCGGGTGAGCCATATAAGAGTGCGGCGCGCAGCGTCGCGCAACTCCAAGAATCACCCGTCAGCTTGAGCGTTCGTCAGGGTGCCGCGTTATCGATAGCAATCGGGGCGCACTGTCAACGCGTCAGTGACTTCATCGGCGCGTCAGCTCGTTGCGCCATGGCGAGCGTCGCCATCGCCGATCCTGCGCCGACAATCGCGAACAAAGCACCTCCAACAACAAGGAGCGGCCATGCAACGATGCCCGTTAACGCAACCGCGGCGATGGAAGCCGCCCCCGCGGTCGCTCCCCACCGCGCCGCATAACCAGGCGACAGATCATCGAGCGTCCGCGCGCCGACCGTCTTGCGAACCGTCAGCGCGAACACTACCCCGGCGACGAATCCGAAGACCCCGAGCGTCAACGCGCTGGTCGTGGCCATGCGCGGCCAGTAACTCCACGGGAACGCGAGGCGCGGAGAGCCGAGAAACACGCGCCACGTAATGAAGGCGATGCCTGCGAGCGCCCGCGGGACTGCCCAGGTAAGGCCGAGTATGACGGCAGCGCGCACACGACGAATCATCAACGTGTTCACCTCGCGATGCGGGTGGCAACCTAACGCCCTAGCTAAGCTGCAAAGCGATCAAATAAGAGTTGCGGCGCAGCCGCAACAATTCAATAGCGTTCCTTGTCAGCTTCAACGTTCGTTCAAGGCTCCGGGACCTCCAAATCGCGGCAGATCTTTCGTGCGAAGAACTCTTTGATCTTCCGATGGCGCGGAACCGTCGAAATCTTCAGACCTCCGGATTCAGGAAAACTGAATGGCTGCCGCCTTCCCGAAGAAGTCGACAGCCATGCGATTCTGAGTACCGAATGAGATCACTGCGCTTCAATGCACTTCAATGCACTTCACTAGGCGGTGAGGCGCAGCGGCTCACGAATAACCTCGGCGCCCCTGAGCTGCTCTTCGGCGAGCGCCCGATTGGCCTCGATGACAAGTTCCGCGGCTTCCCGCAGGTTGGCGCGCGCTTCCTCGAGCGTCTCACCCTGCGTGTTGGCTCCCGGCAGTTCCTCGACGAACGCGATGTATCCACCCTCGTCGGCCGGCTTAAAGACGGCTGTCAGCTCCAGCTGCATCGATGTCTCCGTGTGGTCCTGAAATGTACGCCGATGCGTACTTGATGCCGAACGCCTTAGCTAGGCTGCAAAGGAGCCATATAAGAGTTTGCGGCGCAGCCGCAAACAAATCAACAGATCCTTTGTCTGCTTCAGCGTTCGTTAGGATGCCGGCGGGCCGGACTTGAATACGTCGGCGGATGTTCGCTCCGCACTATCACACCGATCAGCGCGCCGAGAGCCGCTCCAGTCGCCGCGCCCACGGCGCCGAGTCCCAGGACTGCCGTGAGTCGCGCATTCCGTTTATGACAGCCGCCGACCTCGCAGCCGACCGGGACGGTGGCGCCGGCGAATAGACCAACTACAGCGCCGATGATAGCTCCGGCTACGGCGGCTGTCTCAGCTTGGCGCGCGCGACACGGCGACGGCACCGCTGACAATCAAAGGTGCCTTGTCGGTTGCCATAGTACGACTCCGCGCGGCCGCTTGGACAGGCGGCTGAAACCGAGGTACTTGGCTGAACAGTGCATGCGCGGTCACACATAGGGCGACCATGGCAGTCTTGATGAGCATAGGAGTTGATGGCTTCTAGCGCCCCAGCTAAGCTGCGAGCCCGACGGGCGCGCATACCAAAAGACTAAAGCGCGATGCCGAGGGGCGCCACACTGCCGAGATGCAGAACTCGTCAGCTTCAGCGTTCGTTAGGTGGCACGGAACGAGCACGTTGATCTGAGCGCACTATCGTCGCAGCATCGCGTTGGCGAGCGCGCCAAAGGCCACGCTTGCAGCGAGGAGACAAATACCGGCTGCCTGCCACTGCCCGGATAGAAACGCAACGAGACCCACAACCAGTGCGAACGCGCCAGTAATCGCAGCGCCGAGAGACGCCAGGCCAATGAGCCAACTTGTCCGGCGCGTCGGCTGTGTATCGCCGACACCCGATGGGTCAGGCATGCTCTCCCTCCGAGACGCGTGTGGGTGCCAGCTAACGCCTGAGCTAACCTGCAGAGGATTCATATAAGAGTTTGCCGCGCAGCGGCAAACAATTCAATAGCTCCTCTGCCAGGTTCAGCGTTCGTTAGGTAGCGGGACCGCGATGCTTGCGCTTTTGCGTCGACGATGTCAGCACTCCTGCGCGAGTTGCTTCCTCGTACGCCGCTCGTTGGCTCTTCGCCCGCCCTTCGGCTCGCGTGGTGAGCGCGGCGACCCAGCGATTGCCCGGCCGCCGAAGCACCTGCTTCCCATGGGCGAGCCATCGGAGGCGCTCGGTCCGCGTCAATTTCGCCGCACCGGCGGCCTCGACATGGGTCAAGAGTTCCATCGCCTGCTCATGGCAATGAGGCCACATACGAGGCGTCGGAGGCGCCGAGATCCAGATGCGCGCCTCCCGCCGCCGAATGCTGCCACAGTGACGACAAATAAATGTGCGAGGAGACATGCCGGTTGTGGACGATGTCGCTACCTAACGCCTCAGCTAAGCTGCAAAGCGATCGGATAAGAGTTGCGGCGAAGCCGCAACAATTCAATAACCGCTTTGGCAGCTTCAGCGTTCGTTAGATTGCCCGATCAGAGATCTTCAGGCCTCAAGCCAGTGTGGCGCGCGATGCGCGCGAGCATTCGCGGGCCAATCTCTTCGGAGTCGTGAAAAGCGAACACATAATCCGGAAAGCCGTCGCGGCTGAGCATTTTGTGCGAGGAGCGCTCCCGCTTGATCTGCCAGCCAATTCGAAGGAGCGCGGCGAGAACGCGCTTTGCCTTCGCGGCCGGCCACGTGCTCACGAGCTATGCTGCCCGAAACGTGACGCTGAAGAGATCCGGGCCCACTTCGGCGTGCTCGAGTCGGTCCGCAAGCACACGGAGCGCTAGCGCTTCGGCACGTGCGACGGCCTCGTCGCGTGAACCGCCGTACGCGAGCACCCCGGCGAGGTCAGGGACCTCGGCGATCCAGCGGCCATCTTCTTCGCGTTCAACTTCCAATGTGAGCTGCATGGACATCTAACGGTCCTCTTCGGGATGCCTGTGGCAATCTAACGCCCTAGCTAAGCTGCAAGCGAGTCAGATAAGAGTGCGGGCGAAGCCCGCACAACTCAATAGATCGCTTGTCAGCTTCAGCGTTCGTTAGGCGACGCGGTGCCTAAGCGGTAGTCATGACGGAAACTGGACCGGCAGAGACATCGCCGTCGCGCGCTCGATGTCGGTCAGGAACGGTGATGAGTTAACCGCGCTATCAAGTGTCGCCTGTTGCAATTGTCCAACCGACGACACCAATACGCCCGTGACATACAGCGTCACTCCGGCTACCACACCCCCGATCACCGCGGCAGCAACAACGCCACCCTGCCCCGTCAATAATCCAGCAACCGCGATAAGGATACCCAGGACGACACCAATGATCTTTACCGTCGTGCCAACGGCGACGATCGTGCGCGCGACTAGATACGCGTCACTGTAGCGACGCAACGCAGGGTTCGGTCGACCCCCAGGGGTGCTTGCCGAAGGTGAATACGCTTGTCCTCCGACGACACTCTTGTTGCCCCCTGGCTTGTCGAGCGCGCCTTTTACTCGGAGAATCTCGACGGTATCCGGGGATAGCGACGTGCCACACGCACTACAGTTGCGAAGCGAGTAATCCGACATAACGCGCGCACCGCAGTTCTCGCATCGGCCGACGGGATAGACGTCCACTTTTGGCATGCGGTCTCCAGGACAATGATTTGTCGGTCTGCGTCGATGCCGTCTGGCGTCGCCTAACGCCCGAGCTAAGCTGCGGGCGAACAGAATAAGAGCGAATGCGAAGCATTCGCAATCCCTAAATCGCCCGTCAGCTTCAGCGTTCGTTAGGCAGCATCGCGCCGGAGCTTTGCTTATGGCAGCTTCAGGTAAAGCGCCGGCGGACGACGTCGGATTACAGTCGCGGTAAAGCTCAGCGGCTGCTCGCTCAGTGCGTTGACTGGCCTGTTCGCAACGAGGGCCGGGGTGAATCGGAGGTCGCCGGCGACGAGGCACGCCCATGCGCTCAACGTCGGATCGGTGGATGCTGTAACTGATACTGTCCCGGCCATCACTCGCCCCGAGGTGTCAATTACCATGCCCAACACGACCTTGCCTTTGTAGCCGTCTCGATGAACCGACATGGGAAATTGCGGACGGGGCTCCGGTAACAAGTGCGCTGGCTGATCCGGAGTTGTGACGACTTGGTCCCACTTCACGGAGTCCGCGGACCGCGTCGGGCAGGTGCCCGTCAAGAATGTCGAGGCAGTGTCCCTGCCCTGGCCTCGCACGACTCGAGACGACAACATCAACGGCGCAACAAGTAGGATCGAGGTGGCGCGAC
The Gemmatimonadaceae bacterium DNA segment above includes these coding regions:
- a CDS encoding DUF4236 domain-containing protein, which translates into the protein MGFSIRQSVRVGPLRFNLSKSGVGVSAGVPGFRVGMGPRGNYVHAGRGGFYYRATLPSHRTARPAPGPSFTQSPRATLQPSLGRPTLGPDVEIESGPVVEMRDESAEGLLAELIAKRSLARFGPLVLVLAVLAFAFASLQLLVIGQLLVGVVAVTATVTAFITDTMRKTTVILYEFDTDAEASFQGLDL
- a CDS encoding type II toxin-antitoxin system HicB family antitoxin — encoded protein: MQLELTAVFKPADEGGYIAFVEELPGANTQGETLEEARANLREAAELVIEANRALAEEQLRGAEVIREPLRLTA
- a CDS encoding type II toxin-antitoxin system HicB family antitoxin, which gives rise to MSMQLTLEVEREEDGRWIAEVPDLAGVLAYGGSRDEAVARAEALALRVLADRLEHAEVGPDLFSVTFRAA
- a CDS encoding type II toxin-antitoxin system HicA family toxin, translating into MSTWPAAKAKRVLAALLRIGWQIKRERSSHKMLSRDGFPDYVFAFHDSEEIGPRMLARIARHTGLRPEDL